Sequence from the Mustela erminea isolate mMusErm1 chromosome 8, mMusErm1.Pri, whole genome shotgun sequence genome:
ttcctttaatattatgTAATCTCTATCAGAAAactaccccccaaaaaaacaaaaaaagtaagaaatctctacacccagtgtgggttgaactcacaaccctgagattaagggttgcatgctccactgactgagccagctaggtgcccctctggaagtttttctgttatttgttaACAGTCTTGAATGagaataaagggagaaaaaaactggGGACTAATCTCTAGTTCTTTGTATTCTGTAAAATTTGGACATTACATTTCGTTtcaagaaggcaggcagaggctggcattccctaaaatagaaacaaatctaAGTATTTCCAAAGACTTAAAGGAAGCCTCCAAAGATATTAATAGAGAGGAAAATGGTGCTAAAAACAAACTACAGATTCCGATAAATTTCGTTTAAGCACAAaaattttattctgaataaaTCATTTTATACAGCAATTactggaaaaaatgttcattacttCAGCAATTTACTTAAATCAAATTATCCAAGCAAAATAAACAGCAATacaaaaatgtaagaattttaCAAAAGCTATACAAAataacttattatttaaaaattggactGATACAGTCTATAAAATCTCTTCAAGAGAACTATAGATCTATGTAGCTTTTTTTAGGGGGTAAAAGAAAGGATGCTTTAAGGCTTCTTTGAGAGTAATCCTTTTAGCTGGATCATATTCCAACATTTTCTCAATGAGGTCAAAGAGCAGCTCATGTTCAGCATCCTGAGAGAGCATAAAttcctgaaaggaaaagaaatagtcaaTAGTCGAAAATTTTCAACTACCATTTATCACAACTTACTTCTCTaccataaaaaggaagggaaactcAAGCTTTTAATCGTTTAATGGCCCAGACTCACCTTCAGAGGTTTACAGCGCCTTGAGACATATCTGCCGGCAGAACTGTGTTCGTCCCAGTCTAATCGATCATGATGGAAATATTTACGTTTCCTAAAAGTCAATATCCATTGATGTTTATAATGCTGacaatgaaaacttaaaacataTAGTGAAAACAACTGGTTTCATCAATTATTATGCTTTTATAGATCAAAGACTAACACTTCACTAGAGACTTGAAAACAGCCTAGCTACTGGCTTCCCAACAAAGGAATGTTTTAAGTGAAAAAGCATTAGTCTGACTTTTTATAAAGTTCTACAGAAGACCAAGCGGTACAAAGGATGGCACCTactcttaaataaaaacatacctgGTTTTCTGAATCATATGTTTTGGTAAAGGTCCAAGAATCCTTTCCATCATTGCCAAATGCTCCTTACTATCATGTGtctaaaacaataaacaaaacttgTTAAGCACATTGTGTACTTTGTTCTCATTTAACAGAGCTGCTAGATTTCTAGTCCATAGAAATCAAAAGGGAAGGTAATTActaaaaaaggcaaatttttagCAAGTTACAGCTGATGATAAATACTAAGAGCCAAAGAACAAGCTCACCAGTGATTCTCTCCAAATGAACAGGATAACTGTTACAGtatacttgaaaaaatttttaagtaaaatgataaattatgaaggaaatacaaatacCCAATAGCACGTTACAGAAACTTTATTCCTTTATACTTAACAATTAGTCTATAATTATGGGAAAAACTGCCTAAATGTGTATACTTTGCTTTATAATGTTCACTCACAtaaacaccttttttttaaaaagcactttttttgAGCAAAGCCACTGAAACCGATCACTTACTGGAAATACTGTAAACCCAAGGTAGTATTCAATAAGAATACAACCTATACTCCAGACATCACATGGCTGGGACCATCCTAAAGCtgcaaagcaaaagcaaactgttaggaaaaaaagctttatttcttgaagacactgaaaaacaaacatgAGCTTAATatctttaatgtgtatttttttttttttttttttagattttattcgacagagatcacaagtaggcagagagagaggaggaagcaggctccctgccgagcagggaaccccatgtggggctctatcccaggaccccaagatcatgacccgagccgaaggcagaggcttaacccactgagccacccaggtgcccctaatgtgtgtgtgtgttttttttaattttatttgagagagagcacacgtgcgCGTCCTTCTGCACACATGAGCTGGGGCAGGGtgaaggcagagggacaagcatacTCCCTGCCAAGGGTGGAGCCCCCCGCCAAAGTCCCAGgaactcgagatcatgacctgcactgcaGTCAGATggtgctgactgagccacccaggcaccacctacCCATATTGTGTTTTAAGTTATTAAtctcttaaagggaaaaaaagattttagaaaatccCCACAAAGAGTAAGAGCAGAACTACAAAAGGATATATACACATTCCTAAAGCACAATTAAGCAACTTACCCAAAATAACTTCAGGTGCCCTATAATGCCTTGTAGATACCAATGTACTGTGATGTTCATCATCGTAAGTTGCGCTTCCAAAGTCTACAACTTTAATATCTGGATTTATTAAGGTACGTTCATCACGTTTCTGAAATCACAAATAATGGGATAAGGAGGCATAATATTAAGAAGGCATATGATATTAATTAATTTCAAACAATGAAAGTGACATACTGAAGACTTACTATTTTGGGATTATATGCCTCTGTGTAGTCAGACTGCACAAATAAGATGTTTTCAGGCTTTAAGTCTGTGTGAGTCAACTTGTTACTGTGTAGaactgagaaagaaacagaaagttgtCATCTGAAAATCAAAAACCTAATCAAACTCAAAAGTCCTACAACAAAAACCTCTCTGATGCTTTTCCTACATGTCCAAAGTTTTCAACATTCAAGAGGCTACTAGAAAACTATCTACTACCCTCAAAGTTAGTCTACCAGCAGCTAACCACTCAAATGtgaagaagttatttttattcatgaagCCAAGATTGCCTGTTTCTAATGAtggcttttaactttttaaaactgtgtgaattattttttggtggggaaaacataaaatctttccaaaaataaaaaagattacataaagtcttaaaatctttttatttttttagccattatttGGAAAGCAGATCTGTAAATAAGAAAGATTATCATAGCCGGTGCTACATACAGAAATGTCTACAGTCAAAAATTTGAATCTAGACTTCACCACAGAGACCATCAGAGCAGGTATCAGAACCACAGGAGCAAGAAGTAGAAGCAGCAATTATAAACCAAACTAAACTACTCTTCTACAGGACAATATTTTACTACATGATGGACAATATACTACTTACTGAATGAAAGCAAAACTGACCAACAGCTAGTCATCAACATCTTTCTCATACCTACTCTTAAGTCAGGCTTATGTTAGAtcctatctttttcttaaaagatccAAATCAGTCTGGCATTAAGTTAGTCTCAATAACTTCAAGTTTCTTGAAGACATGCCAAGTACTTACAATTCACTGACTTGCATATCTGATATGCCATCTTCCTGATATGATCCAGACGAAATGGCAGAAAACCATTTTCCTTAATGAAGTCATACGTACTAAGTCCTAGTAGTTCAAATACAATGCAAATGTGACCATGATGCTCAAACCACTCCAACATCTGGACACAGCGgctataaatacatgaaaaataactGAGTACACCTTCTCATAATTCAAATCTATCTGAGAGGATCTTCTGAGTTCTACTTTGATACTTACAATGTACTACTGGGGTCTGTTGTATTCAAGTGTTCCAGAACTTGTATTTCTGAGCGAGCAGCTTCACAGTATCTATccacatttttaactatttttactGCCACATGTCTACCTCCTCTGTTagagaaagttgaaaaaaaaaatgttaaaaattatatccTCTTCCACTTTCCTATTACTCTTTTCAAACTTTAACTACTTCTACTTTGACCCactatatttgttttcttgaatttatGGTCTAGCATTCAGTTTTATCTGATTATACCAAAGTATTCTAACAAAATTAACCCAGTTTTATAGGACTATAGCAACTCACTATAAGCAAcaataattatctttatttttttctaagacttttcttgttggagagagtgagcgagcaagcATAGGCAGGGGTAAGAGCAGGTACAGGGAGGAGCAAACTCcccgcccagcaaggagcccgatgtgggactccatcccaggaccctggcatcacaaccagagctgagggtagacacttaaccagctgagccatccaggcatcccaagaatgaTCTTTAAGTATATGGTGGAATCAGTTGGTACAAATACATGTTGAATGacacaatttttttcatcaaaccACCACtcatatgaattctttttttggtCCTTCAACTAAACTATGTATTAATAGCTATAATGTAACAAGATTATTGGGGTATCACCACTCAACTCATAATCCAATTAAAACTCAATACACATATGTAAAACAGTTTCTTCTTTAGTACTTGTCACTgacaaatattttatcaaattcttttttttggaaggtttttttaaatttgagagacagacagtgagagagggaacacaagcgggggaagcgggagagggagaagcaggcttcctgtggaggagagaacccaatgcagggcttgatcccaggacactggttatcatgacccgagccgaaggcagatgcccaaccactgagccacccgggggccccattttatcaaattcttcattttgggggcgcctgggtggctcagtgggttaaagcctctgccttcagctcgggtcatgatcccagggttctgggatcgagccccgcgtcgggctctctgctccgcagggaacctgctttctcccctctctctctctctgcctgcctctctgcctacttgtgatttctctctctctctgtcaaatgaataaaatctttaaaaaaaaaaaattcctcattttGTCTAGGTTACCAGAA
This genomic interval carries:
- the CLK1 gene encoding dual specificity protein kinase CLK1, which translates into the protein MRHSKRTYCPDWDEKDWDCGKWRSSSSHKRKKRSHSSARENKRCKYNHSKTSDSHYLESRSINEKDYHSRRYIDEYRNDYSQGCEPGHRHRDHESRYQNHSSKSSGRSGRSSYKSKHRIHHSTSRHRSHGKSHRRKRTRSVEDDEEGHLICQSGDVLSARYEIVDTLGEGAFGKVVECIDHKAGGRHVAVKIVKNVDRYCEAARSEIQVLEHLNTTDPSSTFRCVQMLEWFEHHGHICIVFELLGLSTYDFIKENGFLPFRLDHIRKMAYQICKSVNFLHSNKLTHTDLKPENILFVQSDYTEAYNPKIKRDERTLINPDIKVVDFGSATYDDEHHSTLVSTRHYRAPEVILALGWSQPCDVWSIGCILIEYYLGFTVFPTHDSKEHLAMMERILGPLPKHMIQKTRKRKYFHHDRLDWDEHSSAGRYVSRRCKPLKEFMLSQDAEHELLFDLIEKMLEYDPAKRITLKEALKHPFFYPLKKAT